In one Oscillospiraceae bacterium genomic region, the following are encoded:
- a CDS encoding Fe-S cluster assembly protein SufD — protein sequence MDKTDWKLLKEIADLEQTPQGAYNIRRNGALDSRASTANIEITTKEDQPGIDIRIKPGTKHESVHIPVIISDTGYSELVYNDFFVGDDCDVDIVAGCGIHNTGCETAQHDGIHTFYVGKNAHVRYVERHYGEGEGTGKRIMNPQTVVYLEEGASIEMETTQIRGVDSTKRETKVVAGRGAEVVITEKLLTHGDQTAESDMEIILDGEDASGRVISRSVAQDGSQQVFYPKMTGNAKCFGHVQCDSIIMGTAKISSIPAIVANSVDAQLIHEAAIGRIAGDQILKLMTLGLTEEEAEEKILDGFLQ from the coding sequence ATGGACAAAACCGATTGGAAGCTCCTGAAGGAGATCGCCGACCTGGAGCAGACGCCCCAGGGGGCCTATAACATCCGCCGCAACGGCGCGCTGGACTCCCGCGCCTCCACGGCGAACATCGAGATCACCACCAAGGAGGACCAGCCCGGCATCGACATCCGCATCAAGCCCGGCACCAAGCACGAGTCGGTACACATCCCGGTGATCATCAGCGACACGGGGTACAGCGAGCTGGTGTACAACGACTTCTTTGTGGGCGACGACTGCGACGTGGACATCGTGGCGGGCTGCGGCATCCACAACACCGGCTGCGAGACCGCCCAGCACGACGGCATCCACACCTTCTATGTGGGCAAAAACGCCCACGTGCGCTACGTGGAGCGGCACTACGGCGAGGGGGAGGGCACCGGCAAGCGCATCATGAACCCCCAGACCGTGGTCTACCTGGAGGAGGGGGCCTCCATCGAGATGGAGACCACTCAGATCCGGGGCGTGGACTCCACCAAGCGGGAGACCAAGGTGGTGGCCGGCAGGGGGGCCGAGGTGGTCATCACCGAGAAGCTGCTCACCCACGGCGACCAGACCGCCGAGAGCGACATGGAGATTATCCTGGACGGCGAGGACGCCAGCGGGCGGGTCATCTCCCGCTCCGTGGCCCAGGACGGCTCCCAGCAGGTCTTTTACCCCAAGATGACGGGCAACGCCAAGTGCTTCGGCCACGTGCAGTGCGACTCCATCATCATGGGCACGGCGAAAATCTCCTCCATCCCGGCCATCGTGGCCAACAGCGTGGACGCCCAGCTGATCCACGAGGCCGCCATCGGCCGCATCGCGGGGGACCAGATCCTCAAGCTGATGACCCTGGGCCTGACGGAGGAAGAGGCGGAGGAGAAGATTCTCGATGGATTCCTACAGTAA
- a CDS encoding ABC transporter ATP-binding protein, which translates to MLEIKGLTYQVQSEGEELGILNDVSLTVEDNKFVVITGPNGGGKTTLARAIMGLIQPTGGSIRWNGEDVTHKSITERARLGISYGFQQPPRFKGLRVRDLLSLASGRADLTHEEGCQYLTKVGLCAHDYIDREVDASLSGGEVKRIEIATILARRAGLMIFDEPEAGIDLWSFARLTDTFKAIHARREATLLVISHQERIIDLADEIVMIQEGKVAKHGPKEEIFPQILANTVAGCSYMNGEA; encoded by the coding sequence ATGCTGGAAATCAAGGGCCTAACCTATCAGGTTCAGAGCGAGGGCGAGGAGCTGGGCATCCTGAACGACGTGTCCCTCACTGTGGAGGACAACAAATTCGTCGTCATCACCGGGCCCAACGGGGGCGGCAAGACCACCCTGGCGCGGGCCATTATGGGCCTTATCCAGCCCACGGGGGGCAGCATCCGCTGGAACGGCGAGGACGTGACCCACAAGTCCATCACCGAGCGCGCCCGCCTGGGCATCAGCTACGGCTTTCAGCAGCCCCCCCGCTTCAAGGGCCTGCGGGTGCGGGATCTGCTCTCCCTGGCCTCGGGCCGGGCGGATTTGACCCACGAGGAGGGCTGCCAGTATCTGACCAAGGTCGGACTGTGCGCCCACGACTATATCGACCGCGAGGTGGACGCCTCCCTCTCCGGCGGCGAGGTCAAGCGCATCGAGATCGCCACCATCCTGGCCCGCAGGGCGGGACTGATGATCTTTGACGAGCCGGAGGCGGGCATCGACCTGTGGTCCTTCGCCCGGCTGACCGACACCTTCAAGGCCATCCACGCCAGGCGGGAGGCCACCCTGCTGGTCATCTCCCACCAGGAGCGGATCATCGATCTGGCCGACGAGATTGTGATGATCCAGGAGGGCAAGGTGGCCAAGCACGGCCCCAAGGAGGAGATTTTCCCCCAGATCCTGGCCAACACGGTGGCCGGGTGCAGCTATATGAACGGGGAGGCGTAG
- a CDS encoding phenylacetic acid degradation protein PaaD has translation MDSYSKLFERVNAPGEFAGVNHIRVTVIREDYAEGELTVGPDSLNPHGIVHGGCLSTLADTVGGVAASTRGGKCVTLNNTMNYLAPATGAVIRCAARPQKVGRTVSVFDTVLTDEAGRTVATGTYTFYVRRD, from the coding sequence ATGGATTCCTACAGTAAGCTCTTTGAACGGGTGAACGCCCCCGGCGAGTTCGCCGGGGTGAACCACATCCGTGTCACCGTAATCCGGGAGGACTACGCCGAGGGGGAGCTCACCGTGGGCCCCGACAGCCTTAACCCCCACGGCATCGTCCACGGCGGCTGCCTGTCCACCCTGGCGGACACGGTGGGCGGCGTGGCGGCCTCCACCCGGGGCGGCAAATGCGTCACCCTCAACAACACCATGAACTACCTGGCCCCGGCCACCGGGGCGGTCATCCGCTGCGCGGCTCGGCCCCAGAAGGTGGGGCGCACGGTGAGCGTGTTCGACACGGTGCTCACCGACGAGGCGGGGCGCACCGTGGCCACCGGCACCTATACCTTCTACGTCAGGCGGGACTGA